One stretch of Oncorhynchus tshawytscha isolate Ot180627B linkage group LG21, Otsh_v2.0, whole genome shotgun sequence DNA includes these proteins:
- the prps1b gene encoding ribose-phosphate pyrophosphokinase 1 isoform X1, with product MPNIKIFSGSSHRELSHKIADRLGMELGKVVTKKFSNQETCVEIGESVRGEDVYIVQSGCGEINDNLMELLIMINACKIASASRVTAVIPCFPYARQDKKDKVGSRAPISAKLVANMLSVSGADHIITMDLHASQIQGFFDIPVDNLYAEPAVLKWIKENIAEWKTCTIVSPDAGGAKRVTSIADRLNVDFALIHKERKKANEVDRMVLVGDVTDRVAILVDDMADTCGTICHAADKLISAGATKVYAILTHGIFSGPAISRINNACFEAVVVTNTIPQEEKMKTCPKIQVIDISMILAEAIRRTHNGESVSYLFSHVPL from the exons ATGCCGAACATTAAGATATTCAGCGGTAGCTCGCATCGGGAACTGTCTCACAAAATTGCTGACCGTCTTGGGATGGAACTCGGCAAGGTTGTCACCAAGAAATTCAGCAATCAAGAAACATG TGTTGAGATCGGGGAGAGTGTCCGTGGAGAGGATGTCTACATCGTACAGAGCGGCTGTGGGGAGATCAATGATAATCTGATGGAGCTGCTGATTATGATCAATGCGTGTAAAATCGCCTCGGCCTCCCGGGTCACAGCCGTCATCCCCTGCTTCCCCTACGCACGGCAGGACAAGAAGGACAAGGTGGGG AGTCGAGCGCCCATCTCAGCCAAGCTGGTGGCTAACATGCTGTCTGTGTCTGGGGCTGATCACATCATCACTATGGACCTCCACGCCTCACAGATCCAG GGTTTCTTCGACATCCCAGTGGATAACCTGTATGCTGAGCCTGCTGTACTGAAGTGGATCAAGGAGAACATCGCAGAGTGGAAGACCTGCACTATCGTCTCTCCAGACGCAGGGGGAGCGAAGAG AGTGACTTCCATAGCGGACAGGCTCAATGTGGACTTTGCTCTGATccacaaagagagaaagaaggccAATGAGGTGGATCGCATGGTGCTGGTCGGGGACGTCACGGACCGGGTGGCCATCTTGGTGGATGACATGGCAGACACCTGTGGTACTATCTGTCACGCGGCCGACAA GCTGATCTCAGCTGGTGCTACCAAGGTGTATGCCATCCTGACCCACGGTATCTTCTCTGGCCCGGCCATCTCCCGCATCAACAACGCCTGCTTCGAGGCCGTGGTCGTCACCAACACTATCCCTCAGGAGGAGAAGATGAAGACCTGTCCTAAGatacag GTGATTGACATCTCTATGATCCTGGCTGAGGCCATCCGCAGGACCCACAACGGAGAATCTGTCTCCTACCTCTTCAGCCACGTTCCCTtgtaa
- the LOC112260784 gene encoding FERM and PDZ domain-containing protein 3-like: MLKDDSLLLIPNVLKVFLENGQIKSFTFDSRTTVRDVISSLQDRLSLRYIEHFALVLESGGLDQNQRLHLLQENQPLSHVVHRTYFQGMKCLFRICFFPKDPADLLRRDPAAFEYLYIQSRNDVIKERFGMDWKSDVTLRLAALHIYITVSSARPNQKISLKNVEKEWGLEPFLPLTLLPTIKEKNVCKTLSQLLKTYQHPPPSGNKVPPLQGKLQYMRVLNDLPPFGGLLFHTVGLDEKQSATTLLVGPRHGIGHVIDLKNNLTTVLTEFSRVAKIQLHRENQGVARVEVAIHEAKPLVLLMEWPDASNFACLISGYYKLFVDPKRAIYYRTPGQSYMIKAGILSIALTILSSDYRGSHHAHPRSGVTAVPSGDRRGDERERSHTRDPGSQSQKTATAPLPAESQHLGLCHVHLREPQQLQELQMQAEPELDINENLISQAVPERPSAKSDPIPRSTETIGERPESPVQESSVVFRSRAQTMGQVQRTTRFFCDSCKARLRAEGVALNGGSSSNSSKHCSSACASRDGGAVDLMALPPPGNEEEEEVEEVGRKLQPPPPAIADPPPGFRDNSSDEDDSKRGRKSQPNPNSIPSPSTTTGATAGCSSAKEVVPAPEDVPVTLIDNVATRTVRDHAQELDDALVSTLQALEALAASEDFPHHPQQPAQTTGLIVLAAITPESSLDSGHETNSSELTDVSEMVSAMKQHQNQAYLLAHHINKERIFSRRDFPLAIPGCTTQTIEGGAFSMGQIRGSCPSKPVTLSKIVPLKLNPAKETASPGLSSVKQGSNVTQDPSQSEPSEGKKAKSEPTKACTQDRPAQSPEELKVSDPGQAPKVGKDQRSPCSTVGKLSPNLSAGIKGKKSAPLSPDPTNKALPILLAVDRTASAKICPTNMCQDAETASSETIKPSSSKDLLPVDDLFCTCPVREPGPQLRPKDPQSQKVVVFHSSSPTDDERLRAKGLQLASSKEIAARAAGGAGADPVLVKPSPQVPTKYSQSPHIPVKAERKEAAEAKAERSQGKAQAEPQKCPSKTLSLLGDSTHPTCSVDKVSTFPSADSKKQGGGKGKAQRSAPFLSIKNLLSATFPARIRRETDERRAQLQKVRQYELEFLEELLKPKSSGGEYLPQGSSPVPSGTPCACQLRTSPVLKAPGISREQRRSCDCKRMCRGIRLPDTPVGSTAEPQQHRGRERSLSKTPPETSKTPHSQGGPRRPQTLEIKTTRIRSTSLESREPRGEQASCLPTCTSRTPDCMGAPQYKKLQRRYSIGEVDNAEGTPLYAEVKPKAKSLEKEMERVRATGLRLPTPVEPVHNQTQTHTAAAAAKGKKGVFFVQGEELLRESKEGAPTEMLLGLPSEDSDDREKCCSFCFCYRKCEEADESSEKEELSYSIPLQVLPGMQLDSQTLPVISKTLQVLHAEGCSGEEEEIEEEEEEEEPQTQEIDLRACGTLEGSLARVQSLQGQTFSLPDGFLNAQLDANELLAILRQCANVPQVDNESRLQPSRIAEYKQELAVRFKEFRAACRRVASVEKSPTRMLSVVTASFLVLCELTQTFIKLVRGVRSEAQRLQLLRKVEEVAINYTLLLRAAEDAMGHSSSLPNKSVSPLVTTTTTNMGSLSRPMKTLPAQ; encoded by the exons gatgtGATCTCGTCCCTGCAGGACCGCCTGTCCCTGCGTTACATCGAGCACTTTGCCCTGGTGCTGGAGTCAGGTGGGCTGGACCAGAACCAGAGGCTACACCTGCTGCAGGAGAACCAGCCGCTCTCACAT gtggtGCACAGGACGTATTTCCAGGGGATGAAGTGTCTCTTCCGCATCTGTTTCTTCCCCAAGGACCCGGCAGACCTGCTGAGGAGGGACCCTGCAGCCTTTGAGTACCTCTACATACAG agtcGCAATGATGTCATCAAAGAGCGCTTCGGCATGGACTGGAAGTCTGATGTCACACTGCGGCTGGCGGCGCTTCATATCTACATCACAGTGTCATCGGCCAGACCCAATCAGAAGATCTCCCTCAAGAATgtgga aaaGGAGTGGGGTCTGGAACCCTTCCTACCCCTCACTCTGCTTCCCACCATCAAGGAGAAGAATGTGTGTAAGACCCTGTCACAGCTGCTCAAAACCTATCAGCATCCGCCTCCCTCCGGCAATAAG GTCCCTCCTCTCCAGGGAAAGCTGCAGTACATGCGTGTGCTCAACGATCTTCCTCCCTTTGGAGGCTTGCTGTTCCACACCGTCGGACTA GATGAGAAGCAGTCGGCCACTACGCTGCTGGTGGGTCCACGGCACGGCATCGGACATGTGATCGACCTAAAGAACAACCTGACCACGGTTCTGACAGAGTTCAGTCGCGTTGCTAAGATACAGCTGCACCGGGAGAACCAGGGCGTTGCCCGCGTAGAGGTGGCCATACATGAGGCCAAG CCTCTGGTCCTGTTGATGGAGTGGCCTGATGCCAGTAACTTCGCCTGTCTCATCTCCGGGTACTACAAGCTGTTTGTGGACCCCAAACGAGCCATCTACTACCGGACACCTGGTCAGTCTTATATGATCAAGGCAGGTAT CCTTTCAATTGCTCTGACAATTCTGTCCTCAGATTACAGAGGTTCCCACCATGCCCACCCACGCTCTGGCGTCACAGCGGTGCCCAGTGGAGACCGACGAGGGGACGAGAGGGAAAGATCCCATACGAGGGACCCAGGTTCCCAGTCTCAGAAGACAGCGACCGCCCCACTGCccgcagagtcccaacacctggGTCTATGCCACGTCCATCTCCGGGAGCCACAACAGCTGCAGGAGCTCCAAATGCAGGCAGAACCCGAGCTCGACATCAATGAGAACTTAATTTcccaagcggtaccagagcggcCCAGTGCCAAGTCTGACCCAATCCCCCGGAGCACGGAGACGATCGGCGAGAGGCCAGAGAGCCCCGTCCAGGAGAGCTCAGTGGTCTTCAGGAGCAGAGCCCAAACCATGGGGCAGGTCCAGCGAACTACACGGTTCTTCTGTGACTCCTGCAAGGCCAGGTTGAGGGCAGAGGGTGTGGCCTTAAACGGTGGAAGCAGCAGCAACTCGTCGAAGCACTGCTCCAGCGCCTGTGCCTCCCGTGATGGTGGTGCAGTAGACCTCATGGCCCTGCCTCCGCCGGGGAacgaagaggaagaagaggtggaggaagtAGGAAGAAAGCTGCAGCCTCCTCCGCCAGCCATTGCTGACCCTCCGCCTGGCTTCAGGGACAACAGCTCGGATGAAGACGACTCCAAGAGAGGACGGAAGTCTCAACCAAACCCAAACTCCATCCCCAGTCCAAGCACTACAACTGGGGCAACTGCAGGCTGCAGCTCTGCCAAGGAAGTGGTACCGGCTCCAGAGGATGTCCCGGTGACATTGATAGACAATGTGGCCACCAGGACAGTACGGGACCATGCCCAGGAGCTGGATGATGCTCTGGTGTCCACTCTGCAGGCACTGGAGGCCCTAGCTGCATCAGAGGATTTCCCCCATCACCCCCAACAGCCAGCTCAGACCACAG GGTTGATCGTGTTGGCGGCCATTACGCCTGAGTCATCGTTGGACTCAGGGCACGAGACCAACTCCTCCGAGCTGACAGACGTCTCAGAGATGGTGTCGGCCATGAAGCAGCACCAGAACCAGGCCTACCTGCTGGCCCACCATATCAACAAGGAGCGTATCTTCAGTCGCAGGGACTTCCCCTTGGCCATACCAGGCTGCACCACCCAGACTATAGAGGGTGGTGCATTCTCCATGGGTCAGATCCGCGGCAGCTGCCCCTCGAAGCCAGTGACCCTCAGTAAGATTGTTCCCCTAAAGCTCAACCCTGCTAAGGAGACTGCCAGTCCAGGTCTCAGCTCAGTGAAGCAGGGGAGTAATGTTACCCAAGACCCATCGCAGAGTGAACCGAGTGAAGGTAAGAAGGCAAAATCAGAGCCTACCAAAGCGTGCACCCAAGACCGTCCTGCACAGTCACCTGAGGAGCTGAAAGTGTCCGATCCAGGGCAGGCACCCAAGGTCGGCAAGGATCAAAGGTCACCCTGTTCTACTGTGGGAAAACTAAGCCCCAATCTCTCTGCAGGGATCAAGGGGAAAAAGTCTGCGCCTCTGAGTCCGGACCCTACCAACAAAGCCTTACCTATTCTCTTGGCTGTAGACAGAACTGCCTCCGCCAAGATTTGCCCCACAAACATGTGCCAAGATGCCGAGACTGCCTCTAGCGAGACCATCAAGCCTTCAAGCTCTAAAGACCTCCTGCCAGTTGATGACCTATTCTGCACGTGCCCAGTGAGAGAACCCGGGCCACAGCTAAGACCGAAGGATCCACAATCCCAGAAGGTGGTGGTGTTCCATTCCTCTTCCCCAACAGACGATGAGCGTCTTCGGGCCAAAGGCCTCCAACTGGCTAGCAGCAAAGAGATCGCAGCgagagcagcaggaggagcaggagcagaccCCGTCTTGGTCAAGCCCAGCCCCCAGGTTCCAACAAAGTACTCCCAGTCCCCACACATACCTGTGAAAGCTGAGAGGAAGGAAGCAGCAGAGGCCAAGGCAGAGAGGTCCCAGGGTAAAGCTCAAGCTGAGCCACAGAAATGCCCCTCGAAGACATTATCTCTCCTGGGAGACTCCACacaccctacctgctctgtggaCAAGGTCTCCACTTTTCCATCTGCCGACAGCAAGAAGCAGGGTGGTGGTAAAGGGAAGGCCCAGCGTAGCGCCCCCTTCCTCAGTATCAAGAACCTCCTATCAGCCACGTTCCCAGCTCGGATTCGGCGGGAGACTGACGAGCGCAGAGCCCAGCTCCAGAAGGTCCGGCAGTACGAGTTAGAGTTCCTGGAAGAACTTCTGAAGCCCAAGTCATCCGGGGGAGAGTACCTACCCCAGGGGTCCTCGCCAGTCCCCTCAGGCACCCCCTGTGCTTGCCAGCTCCGTACAAGTCCTGTGCTAAAAGCCCCTGGCATCTCCCGAGAGCAACGCCGCAGCTGTGACTGCAAGAGAATGTGCAGAGGCATCCGACTGCCTGATACACCGGTCGGCTCAACTGCGGAGCCACAGCAgcatagaggcagagagagatcccTCTCCAAGACCCCTCCAGAGACCTCCAAAACCCCTCACTCCCAGGGAGGTCCGAGGAGACCTCAGACCTTAGAGATCAAAACCACCCGAATCCGCTCGACCAGTCTGGAGTCACGGGAACCCAGGGGGGAGCAGGCTTCCTGCTTGCCCACCTGCACTTCTCGCACACCAGACTGCATGGGCGCTCCGCAGTACAAGAAGCTCCAGAGGCGGTATAGCATCGGGGAGGTGGACAACGCTGAAGGCACGCCACTGTACGCCGAGGTCAAACCCAAAGCCAAGAGcctggagaaggagatggagcgAGTGAGGGCCACAGGACTGAGGCTTCCAACGCCCGTGGAGCCTGTTCACAATCAAACTCAAACTCACACGGCTGCTGCAGCGGCGAAGGGGAAGAAAGGAGTGTTCTTCGTCCAGGGAGAAGAGCTGCTGCGGGAGAGCAAAGAGGGGGCACCGACTGAGATGCTGCTGGGGCTGCCTAGCGAGGACAGTGACGACAGGGAGAAGTGCTGCTCCTTCTGTTTCTGCTACAGGAAATGTGAGGAGGCGGACGAGAGCAGTGAGAAAGAAGAGCTTTCctactccatccccctccaggtCCTGCCTGGGATGCAGCTGGACTCTCAGACCTTGCCCGTCATCAGCAAAACCCTCCAGGTTCTCCACGCTGAGGGCTGCAGCGGGGAGGAGGAAGAaatagaggaagaggaagaagaagaagaaccgcAGACACAGGAGATTGACCTCCGGGCCTGTGGGACTCTGGAGGGTAGCCTGGCGAGGGTCCAGTCCCTGCAAGGGCAAACGTTCAGCCTGCCGGACGGTTTCCTCAACGCCCAGCTGGATGCTAATGAGCTGCTAGCCATCCTGCGACAGTGCGCTAACGTTCCCCAGGTGGATAACGAATCACGCCTCCAGCCGTCCCGGATCGCCGAGTACAAGCAGGAGCTGGCGGTGCGCTTCAAGGAGTTCAGGGCGGCGTGCAGACGGGTGGCGAGCGTTGAGAAGAGCCCCACGCGCATGCTGAGTGTTGTTACGGCCAGCTTCCTGGTCCTCTGCGAACTGACTCAGACCTTCATCAAGCTGGTTAGAGGGGTGCGTTCAGAGGCCCAAAGGCTGCAGCTGCTGCGGAAGGTTGAAGAGGTTGCTATCAATTACACTTTGTTGTTGCGTGCAGCCGAGGATGCTATGGGTCACTCCAGTAGTCTGCCTAACAAGAGCGTGAGTCCCCTAGTtactacaaccaccactaacATGGGCTCCCTCTCTCGCCCAATGAAAACCCTGCCCGCCCAGTAG
- the prps1b gene encoding ribose-phosphate pyrophosphokinase 1 isoform X2, translating to MPNIKIFSGSSHRELSHKIADRLGMELGKVVTKKFSNQETCVEIGESVRGEDVYIVQSGCGEINDNLMELLIMINACKIASASRVTAVIPCFPYARQDKKDKSRAPISAKLVANMLSVSGADHIITMDLHASQIQGFFDIPVDNLYAEPAVLKWIKENIAEWKTCTIVSPDAGGAKRVTSIADRLNVDFALIHKERKKANEVDRMVLVGDVTDRVAILVDDMADTCGTICHAADKLISAGATKVYAILTHGIFSGPAISRINNACFEAVVVTNTIPQEEKMKTCPKIQVIDISMILAEAIRRTHNGESVSYLFSHVPL from the exons ATGCCGAACATTAAGATATTCAGCGGTAGCTCGCATCGGGAACTGTCTCACAAAATTGCTGACCGTCTTGGGATGGAACTCGGCAAGGTTGTCACCAAGAAATTCAGCAATCAAGAAACATG TGTTGAGATCGGGGAGAGTGTCCGTGGAGAGGATGTCTACATCGTACAGAGCGGCTGTGGGGAGATCAATGATAATCTGATGGAGCTGCTGATTATGATCAATGCGTGTAAAATCGCCTCGGCCTCCCGGGTCACAGCCGTCATCCCCTGCTTCCCCTACGCACGGCAGGACAAGAAGGACAAG AGTCGAGCGCCCATCTCAGCCAAGCTGGTGGCTAACATGCTGTCTGTGTCTGGGGCTGATCACATCATCACTATGGACCTCCACGCCTCACAGATCCAG GGTTTCTTCGACATCCCAGTGGATAACCTGTATGCTGAGCCTGCTGTACTGAAGTGGATCAAGGAGAACATCGCAGAGTGGAAGACCTGCACTATCGTCTCTCCAGACGCAGGGGGAGCGAAGAG AGTGACTTCCATAGCGGACAGGCTCAATGTGGACTTTGCTCTGATccacaaagagagaaagaaggccAATGAGGTGGATCGCATGGTGCTGGTCGGGGACGTCACGGACCGGGTGGCCATCTTGGTGGATGACATGGCAGACACCTGTGGTACTATCTGTCACGCGGCCGACAA GCTGATCTCAGCTGGTGCTACCAAGGTGTATGCCATCCTGACCCACGGTATCTTCTCTGGCCCGGCCATCTCCCGCATCAACAACGCCTGCTTCGAGGCCGTGGTCGTCACCAACACTATCCCTCAGGAGGAGAAGATGAAGACCTGTCCTAAGatacag GTGATTGACATCTCTATGATCCTGGCTGAGGCCATCCGCAGGACCCACAACGGAGAATCTGTCTCCTACCTCTTCAGCCACGTTCCCTtgtaa